A genomic stretch from Plasmodium cynomolgi strain B DNA, chromosome 8, whole genome shotgun sequence includes:
- a CDS encoding diacylglycerol O-acyltransferase (putative), with product MNHENDDLKKFKGRPLFENVHRVKQTSLLSHKALDIDMKGFLNLAVILICTVNFRLILERIKKHGFVVNLPHSSDVLKNLPLLVCFVCLSVGLFFSWFIERHVTCWLLCQPCGSDEGVGGRKGSSSGRFLREDKNSKMKKLTNYEFIDQIGYSRASDEATNDGSVQSGGKSPSVVRRRGAKKGQQEDGAEEEVEDEAEEEDAPGGDAGGDAGGYSFGSFGNVYSPSEKSNGWKNFHLSIFLLRCINSVFILLFPYLTVTHYDAEPILSSILLTISIVWFFKIYSFHQVCYDTRKLYIDKVNLDRIKDPTFEVRYVKNYPHCLRLKDYFTYMLMPTLCFQYTYPRTEKRRWSHVAKYSIEAILLTVMIKIILEQYIFISIKNTFTMKEFQSAQLTVKVTHIIERMLKISIGTLYIWLIGFLIVFHHWCNILAEITRFDDRLFYKDWWNASSFADYWRKWNLPIHYFVHRHINKPLIYYGFNRKFSMIIVFFISALLHEYLISIPL from the coding sequence ATGAATCATGAAAATgacgatttaaaaaaattcaaaggTAGACCTCTATTCGAAAACGTGCACCGAGTGAAGCAGACGAGTCTCCTCTCCCACAAAGCTCTAGACATTGACATGAAGGGGTTCCTGAACCTAGCGGTCATATTAATATGCACAGTGAATTTCAGACTTATCCTGGAGCGTATAAAGAAGCACGGGTTCGTTGTAAATTTACCACACAGTAGTGACGTCCTCAAAAATTTGCCTCTTCTAGTTTGTTTTGTGTGTCTAAGTGTaggtcttttttttagttgGTTCATAGAAAGACACGTGACATGTTGGTTGTTGTGTCAGCCATGTGGTAGTGATGAGGGTGTAGGAGGGAGGAAGGGCTCATCTTCTGGTCGCTTCCTGCGTGAGGATAAAAACAGCAAGATGAAGAAGCTAACGAATTATGAATTCATAGATCAGATAGGTTACTCTCGTGCGAGTGACGAGGCGACAAACGATGGGAGTGTGCAGAGCGGCGGGAAAAGCCCTTCGGTGGTGAGACGTAGaggtgcaaaaaaggggcaacagGAGGATGGagcggaggaagaagtggaggacgaagcggaggaagaagacgcGCCAGGTGGAGATGCAGGAGGAGATGCAGGAGGATACTCATTTGGTTCGTTTGGCAACGTGTACAGTCCGAGCGAAAAGTCAAACGGGTGGAAGAACTTccatttgtccatttttttactaagGTGCATAAACAGCGTGTTCATCCTGCTGTTTCCATACTTAACGGTGACTCACTACGACGCAGAACCCATTTTATCATCGATCCTGCTGACCATATCGATAGTCtggttttttaaaatttattcatttcacCAAGTGTGTTACGACACGAGGAAATTATATATCGATAAGGTAAACCTGGACAGGATAAAGGACCCCACATTTGAAGTCAGATATGTGAAGAATTACCCTCACTGTTTGAGATTAAAGGATTATTTCACATACATGCTCATGCCAACATTATGTTTCCAATACACATATCCAaggacagaaaaaaggagatggtCTCACGTGGCGAAGTATTCCATTGAggcaattttattaacagtaatgataaaaattattttagagcagtatatatttattagcataaaaaatacattcaCAATGAAAGAATTTCAGTCAGCACAGCTGACTGTTAAGGTAACTCACATAATAGAACGAATGCTAAAAATTTCTATAGGAACTCTGTACATTTGGCTGATTGGTTTTTTAATTGTATTTCATCATTGGTGTAATATTTTAGCTGAAATTACTCGATTTGATGATAGGTTGTTTTACAAAGACTGGTGGAATGCTAGCTCTTTTGCAGATTATTGGAGAAAATGGAACCTGCCGATTCATTACTTTGTCCACAGGCATATTAACAAACCTCTCATTTATTATGGGTTTAACAGAAAATTTTCTATgattattgttttttttatttctgctTTGCTGCACGAGTATTTAATTAGCATTCCTTTGAA
- a CDS encoding hypothetical protein (putative) has translation MGLGSTTIAKLKKGISERRADNFLIDELDAIKDYLTELNRSAQSLQNANYHRSVLKATSRKDPNEKKEKQEKEKKAKEKENPFLRCIQMRRDVEKQFKCIDLVSHSKDMESTSTSNDPSEGERQNRREEAKAEQKKEQKQREQKKEQKKEQKQMGQTKKAEQMGQTKKAEQMGQTKRTEQTEQTELTNQTANFTNERERELFQYLIVKANNEIENINLSLGKKYEEELKSKMDKVKSSYENKIKNFSKEQKFLCDEKEQMVKEDKYNKEVIKKLEKKNLLLVHQVEQLKKKLHLVCDEALQKEVPKWNTEQAGMGTLRDGLYREGHQLIRDYEKKINKLNEQLNRTHGECLSFKTKWGVNSSYTSERRKWYEHPSAQAQ, from the exons atggggcttGGCAGTACGACCATcgcgaaattaaaaaaagggatcaGCGAGAGAAGAGcggacaattttttaa TTGACGAGCTGGATGCCATCAAAGATTATCTCACCGAACTTAACCGCTCAGCGCAGAGCTTACAAAATGCAAATTACCACCGCAGTGTGTTGAAGGCTACATCACGGAAGGAcccaaatgagaagaaggagaagcaggagaaggagaagaaggcgaaggagaaggagaaccCCTTCCTCCGGTGCATACAAATGAGGAGAGACGTGGAAAAGCAATTCAAGTGCATCGACCTTGTTAGCCACTCGAAGGACATGGAAAGTACGAGTACGTCGAATGACCCCTCTGAGGGGGAAAGGCAAA ACCGACGGGAGGAAGCCAAAGCggagcagaagaaggagcagaagcagagggagcagaagaaggagcagaagaaggagcagaagcagatGGGGCAAACGAAGAAGGCGGAGCAGATGGGGCAAACGAAGAAGGCGGAGCAGATGGGGCAAACGAAGCGGACTGAGCAGACGGAGCAGACTGAGCTGACGAATCAGACAGCCAACTTCACCAACGAGCGGGAAAGGGAACTCTTCCAATACTTAATTGTAAAGGCAAATaacgaaattgaaaatatcaACCTGAGCTTGGGgaagaaatatgaagaagaactgaaaagcaaaatggataaGGTAAAATCATcgtatgaaaataaaataaaaaatttttcaaaggaGCAGAAATTTCTTTGTgatgaaaaggaacaaatggTGAAGGAGGATAAGTACAACAAAGaggtcataaaaaaattggaaaaaaaaaatttattgttgGTACACCAGGTggaacaattaaaaaaaaaacttcaccTTGTTTGTGACGAAGCATTGCAGAAGGAGGTGCCAAAATGGAATACTGAGCAAGCGGGAATGGGTACATTGAGAGATGGACTTTATCGAGAAGGCCACCAACTAATTAGGGATTACGAAAAGAAGATAAACAAGCTAAATGAGCAGCTGAACCGTACGCATGGAGAGTGCTTATCTTTTAAAACTAAGTGG GGCGTGAACAGCAGTTACACCAGCGAGAGGAGGAAGTGGTACGAACACCCGTCTGCTCAAGCGCAGTGA
- a CDS encoding mRNA capping enzyme (putative), with protein sequence MVREAHELLDGSRPIPIDKITYELSQNIILAFDSNELASSKDTQIEVETRIGLVIDKNKNRIRLPSNTDAIVENNYSDFSSGVDKQSFEYLLNYLHSLRGKERNKWGVSYGRVSSGVENTKRLKEDMGIKTNACADGKVNSIDKYYILQSDNSRVRVTTYLNDDSGGESESMAKSLCKRNLNTWNIYMGNNKNYFDEVDEEDDEDDEEETKGKKKRKTDQGGSGSANGNANVSGSGSGSGHARSGDDSVDYRIAINLEQTKRISKLFLSKISPVHERVKERTSFINKFLGIQLDLTKIKTKDDGELYEIEIEILSKSILKAMSNLRNKNDSNYLLFICSNLINNARGICRELCHFRKRQTLGKELGLDGVGGDKGVQSSYVHSSREKRKFEKYVHSVTPIIGDYMYRVVAKNEEKIHAMLREESLSNKSKIEALQKLIDIRRHNKKSVKKISETYAENRWRVVRTQGAQGEVVLVSEGSEGTEEPGEMGELRDVDDVDERGAEKVEPTGFNFDNSSASGSEGEGDKGEKGSSQRDGSKYKNFYSDT encoded by the exons ATGGTGAGGGAGGCGCACGAGCTCCTGGACGGCAGCAGACCCATCCCCATCGATAAAATCACGTACGAGCTGTCCCAAAATATCATCCTGGCATTTGACAGCAACGAATTGGCCTCGAGCAAAGACACGCAAATAGAAGTGGAGACAAGGATAGGTCTCGTAAtcgacaaaaataaaaacaggaTAAGATTACCAAGCAACACAGATGCCATCGTAGAAAATAATTACTCGGATTTTTCTTCAGGAGTGGATAAGCAATCCTTTGagtatttattaaattatttacactCCCTTCGGGGAAAGGAGAGGAACAAATGGGGCGTCAGTTACGGACGAGTCAGTAGCGGAgtggaaaacacaaaaaggtTAAAGGAGGACATGGggataaaaacaaatgcttGTGCTGATGGAAAG gtgaacagtATAGATAAGTATTACATCCTGCAGAGTGATAATTCTCGAGTTCGTGTTACAACATATTTGAATGACGACTCGGGAGGGGAGAGCGAAAGCATGGCGAAGTCGTTATGCAAAAGGAATTTAAACACATGGAATATTTACATGGGGAATAATAAAAACTACTTTGATGAGGTGGATGAAGAGGACGATGAggatgacgaggaggagaccaaagggaagaaaaaaaggaagactgACCAGGGAGGGAGTGGGAGCGCAAATGGGAACGCAAATGTGAGTGGAAGTGGAAGTGGAAGCGGACATGCGCGATCAGGTGACGACTCCGTAGACTATCGAATAGCAATTAACTTGGAACAAACGAAACGGATAAGCAAACTATTTCTGTCGAAAATCTCACCTGTACACGAAAGGGTAAAAGAGAGGACATCcttcataaataaatttttgggCATCCAACTGGATttgacaaaaattaaaaccaAGGATGATGGAGAACTGTACGAAATTGAAATTGAAATTCTTTCGAAAAGCATTTTAAAAGCTATGTCTAATttacgaaataaaaatgattcaaattatttgctttttatttgttcgaATTTGATAAATAATGCGCGCGGGATATGTAGGGAGTTGTGTCATTTTCGGAAGAGGCAAACTTTGGGGAAAGAACTCGGCTTGGATGGTGTTGGGGGGGACAAGGGTGTGCAAAGCAGTTATGTACACTCAtcgagggaaaaaaggaaatttgaaaaatatgtgcattcGGTGACCCCTATCATCGGGGACTACATGTACAGGGTTGTTgccaaaaatgaagaaaaaattcacgcCATGCTGCGCGAGGAGAGCCTGTCCAACAAAAGCAAAATCGAGGCTTTGCAAAAACTTATCGACATTCGACGCCACAATAAGAAGTCAGTAAAGAAGATCAGCGAGACGTATGCAGAGAATCGCTGGAGGGTTGTACGCACACAGGGGGCGCAGGGCGAGGTCGTTCTGGTCAGTGAGGGCAGCGAGGGAACGGAAGAACCGGGCGAAATGGGCGAACTGCGCGATGTGGACGACGTGGATGAGCGAGGCGCGGAGAAGGTGGAGCCCACTGGATTCAACTTCGACAACAGCAGCGCGAGTGGAAGCGAAGGGGAGGGAGACAAAGGCGAAAAGGGCAGCTCACAGCGCGATGGCAGTAAGTATAAGAATTTCTACAGCGACACGTGA
- a CDS encoding cyclophilin (putative), whose product MSRSKVFFDISIDNKSAGRIVFELFSDITPRTCENFRSLCAGDKVGSKGKNLHYKNSIFHRIIPQFMCQGGDITNGNGSGGESIYGRSFTDENFKMKHDQPGLLSMANAGPNTNSSQFFITLVPCPWLDGKHVVFGKVIEGMNVVRDMEKEGANSGYVKRPVVVTNCGE is encoded by the coding sequence ATGAGTAGAAGCaaagttttttttgatatttccATTGACAACAAAAGTGCTGGAAGAATTGTATTCGAGCTGTTCAGTGACATAACCCCTAGAACATGTGAAAATTTTAGGTCGCTATGTGCAGGCGATAAAGTAGGTTCCAAGGGAAAGAACCTACATTACAAGAATTCCATTTTCCATCGAATTATTCCTCAGTTTATGTGCCAAGGAGGAGATATAACAAATGGAAACGGATCGGGTGGAGAGTCCATATATGGAAGATCCTTCactgatgaaaattttaaaatgaagcaTGACCAACCAGGGTTACTCTCTATGGCTAATGCAGGACCGAACACGAATTCGTCTCAGTTTTTTATCACCTTGGTTCCTTGCCCATGGTTAGATGGAAAACACGTTGTTTTTGGAAAGGTCATTGAGGGCATGAACGTTGTCAGGGACatggaaaaagaaggggCTAATAGCGGATATGTCAAAAGGCCAGTTGTCGTGACCAACTGTGGGGAG
- a CDS encoding hypothetical protein (putative), protein MNRITLYDFILDEVRGGRYYDSYLSDGENAEGDVAGAPERKGKKNLSEGNAAGRGATKTPSNGQVNNPGKDDRQYDFYKFLDTFFKTDSIPENALEHMMNVPFFLEKIMSFSFLLCLDNILYDITFMPVQVIRSLSILVYRFLRNTGHNFLIHFCNIKNFKFYKYATTYNHQDLKKYKARMIKSSNKFSPTERRKRRVLKKNKKIKIANQSWKKNSFEDSFILKKNSSKNSFFGQHRVNYFSYNVNYSNSDELSFEGVKSISQNNSIDTNAVLSRLRSLNKLGSSVDLGSNRDSPATHACSADHTRCADFPIGSSGEYADGKPLQNGESITGVKKDDADHLRDAHFERRKRRAEIKHNKRMLQMLNKKSIEINSHRRRKTNRLSYLLLFEPIAFVKRKICYVLKTSTKNVYDVFKRVCIRVLLFFHINRLYSCSIFNVEEKKKIVTRSFEAKCLGSGKKGGGQAEGERQSDAAKIEERQTGGDQSKEQLCGDGEAKEQQTGSDQSKEQLCGDGDAKERQTGVDQSKEQLCADGEAKERQTAGDQAKERQTAGDQSKEQLRADGEAKEQPRDNPTAEQATQQEGEPAGTAQNGQVHKGESPNQASHLTQKKEEPPKDSSLFLPINNRQNSTKNYSQKGSLQQNGDDIISDFSNHSDYTTDGSDLSCSSNPTDICDVFDGVLFLDGQSNPDEENDPSDSYGQNQNDQLNPLFMTQKRNSENCVYYKLNEGYTKRRSIMKNISKVKEMKRKLLRQHLNSLKLSFPEYSGLIRMSLILICIYIFSFVDTSRIYHYIRAQPFMKLYVVLNMLEIVERLLRSLGKDLIDNMIRTFIRIINLRSYVYIVRNHYTSKENEQREAGGMPGMSEQTPSGASQGRKKATFPAASPTTAMNGMTTTAATTTTTTTTDMTATPAATSGGSAIQADHSPENKSPTQKHPTPCEDPPNDHQATNKPTDICPIGNGTQDAEKCRNKIATTPRHNQKQSQNQNPNQNQNHSQNQLSSNQLSPNQLSQNQLSSNQLSPNEREKNKIDCLKNNKDDQMNKKFKIPIFYPFYSILIKFIVQYIFVLTYILTHAFAHLIRFLSLNIAINSSESTMFLILVMSNFTEIKSTVFKKFSKTSLFTIVASDAVERFYLFIDAFLVLLKMSTAYRTQNSFFSISSWLIIILLLEVGVDWCKHSYLLKYNKLDSESLNKYFHTLLADVLISRTPNNNIYYMNTSSFEVPCKNIFCFAHIPTRRLGYMSMPVIILSVMIVSYTISEKKHLKNLGKPYDDISAM, encoded by the exons atgaacaggATAACTCTGTACGACTTTATATTAGATGAAgtaaggggggggaggtactACGACTCGTACCTGAGTGATGGTGAAAACGCTGAAGGAGATGTGGCGGGAGCGCCGGAacggaaggggaagaaaaatttaagcgAAGGGAATGCCGCGGGAAGAGGGGCAACAAAAACGCCCAGCAATGGTCAGGTAAACAACCCCGGAAAGGATGACCGCCAATACGacttttacaaatttttggaCACCTTTTTTAAGACAGACTCCATTCCAGAAAACGCACTAGAGCATATGATGAatgtgccatttttcttGGAGAAAATCATGAGCTTCTCCTTTCTCCTCTGTCTAGATAACATCCTTTATGACATTACATTTATGCCTGTCCAAGTCATTCGGTCTCTCTCGATTTTAGTGTACAGATTTCTCAGAAATActggtcataattttttgatcCATTTCtgcaatataaaaaatttcaaattttataaatatgcaacAACGTACAATCAtcaagatttaaaaaaatacaaagcgAGGATGATTAAAAgttcaaataaattttctccaactgaaagaagaaaaagaagagtgttgaaaaaaaataaaaaaattaaaattgctAATCAAtcatggaagaaaaattcatttgaagattcgttcattttgaaaaaaaattcatcgaaGAACTCTTTTTTTGGACAACATCGTGTAAACTATTTCTCCTACAACGTGAATTATTCCAACTCGGATGAACTGAGCTTCGAGGGAGTAAAAAGCATTTCGCAGAATAACTCTATAGACACGAATGCTGTGCTGAGTAGATTAAGAAGTCTGAACAAGCTGGGCAGCAGCGTGGACCTGGGCTCCAACCGTGACAGCCCTGCCACCCACGCCTGCTCTGCGGATCACACTCGCTGTGCCGACTTCCCAATCGGCAGCTCCGGCGAATACGCAGATGGGAAGCCactccaaaatggagaatcCATCACAGGCGTGAAAAAAGATGACGCCGACCACTTAAGGGACGCCCATTTTGAGAGGCGAAAAAGGAGAGCCGAGATAAAGCATAACAAGAGAATGCTACAAATgcttaataaaaaatcgaTAGAAATAAATTCCCATCGAAGGAGAAAGACAAATCGACTCTCCTATCTCCTCCTCTTCGAACCGATcgcatttgtaaaaaggaagatatgttatgttttaaaaacttcAACCAAGAATGTATACGACGTATTCAAGCGCGTCTGCATCAGAGTGCTGCTTTTCTTTCACATCAACAGACTCTACTCGTGTAGCATTTTTAATGtcgaggagaagaagaaaattgtcaCCCGTTCGTTTGAGGCGAAGTGCTTGGGAAGtggtaaaaaggggggcggcCAAGCCGAGGGGGAGCGGCAAAGCGACGCTGCAAAGATAGAGGAACGGCAGACGGGTGGTGATCAATCGAAGGAGCAGCTATGCGGGGATGGTGAAGCGAAGGAACAGCAAACGGGTAGTGATCAATCGAAGGAGCAGCTATGTGGGGATGGTGATGCGAAGGAACGGCAAACGGGTGTTGACCAATCGAAGGAGCAGCTATGCGCGGATGGCGAAGCGAAGGAACGGCAAACGGCTGGTGATCAAGCGAAGGAACGGCAAACGGCTGGTGATCAATCGAAGGAGCAGCTACGCGCGGATGGCGAAGCGAAGGAACAACCCCGTGACAATCCGACTGCCGAACAGGCCACCCAACAGGAGGGCGAACCAGCGGGGACTGCACAAAATGGCCAAGTACACAAAGGGGAGAGCCCAAACCAGGCAAGTCATCTAACACAGAAGAAAGAGGAACCCCCAAAGGATAGCTCATTGTTCCTTCCAATCAATAACCGACAAAACAGTACGAAAAATTATTCCCAAAAGGGTAGTCtccaacaaaatggggatgaCATAATAAGTGATTTTTCCAACCACAGTGACTACACAACTGATGGAAGTGACCTCTCGTGTAGTAGCAACCCCACAGACATATGCGACGTGTTCGATGGGGTGCTATTCCTGGATGGACAGAGTAACCCCGACGAGGAAAACGACCCAAGTGATTCATACGGACAGAACCAGAACGATCAACTcaaccccctttttatgacccaaaaaagaaacagcgAAAATTGCGTCTATTACAAACTTAATGAGGGATACACAAAGAGAAGAAgcataatgaaaaatatttccaaagttaaagaaatgaagagaaaattaCTCAGGCAGCATTTGAACTCTCTCAAATTATCTTTCCCAGAATATAGCGGACTAATACGAATGTCCCTTATCCTTATATGcatctacattttttcctttgtcgACACCTCTAGGATTTACCATTATATAAGAGCCCAACCCTTTATGAAACTATACGTTGTTTTGAATATGCTTGAAATTGTAGAGAGACTGCTGAGGTCATTAGGGAAGGACCTCATAGATAATATGATTCGAACTTTCATCAGAATTATTAACTTACGATCCTATGTGTACATTGTTAGGAATCACTACACGAGTAAAGAGAATGAACAAAGGGAAGCGGGGGGAATGCCCGGGATGTCGGAACAAACCCCAAGTGGGGCTTCgcaaggaaggaaaaaagctACCTTCCCAGCAGCTTCCCCCACGACTGCCATGAATGGCATGACTACCACGGCTGCCACGACTACCACAACTACCACAACTGACATGACTGCCACACCTGCAGCCACCTCGGGGGGATCCGCCATCCAAGCGGACCACAGCCCGGAAAACAAATCGCCAACTCAGAAACATCCAACCCCCTGTGAGGACCCCCCGAATGATCACCAAGCGACGAACAAACCAACAGACATTTGCCCAATTGGCAACGGTACACAAGACGCGGAGAAgtgtagaaataaaattgccaCCACCCCCAGGCACAACCAAAAGCAAAGCCAAAACCAGAACCCAAACCAGAACCAAAACCACAGCCAGAACCAGCTCAGTTCGAACCAGCTCAGTCCGAACCAGCTCAGCCAGAACCAGCTCAGCTCGAACCAGCTCAGTCCGAacgaacgggaaaaaaacaaaatcgatTGCCTCAAAAATAACAAGGACGACCAAATGAacaagaaatttaaaatccCCATCTTCTACCCCTTCTATAGTATACTCATCAAATTTATTGTGCAGTACATTTTTGTCCTTACCTATATCTTAACCCACGCCTTTGCGCACCTCATACGCTTCCTCTCTCTGAACATTGCGATCAATTCGTCGGAG TCGACCATGTTCCTGATCCTAGTGATGAGTAACTTCACAGAAATCAAGTCAACCgtcttcaaaaaattctCCAAGACGTCTCTGTTCACAATTGTTGCTTCAGATGCAGTCGAGCGCTTCTACCTCTTCATCGATGCCTTCCTCGTGTTGCTAAAAATGTCCACTGCGTACAGAACGCAGAATTCGTTTTTTAGCATTTCCAGCTGGCTCATAATTATTCTGCTCCTCGAGGTCGGCGTCGACTGGTGCAAGCACTCCTACTTGCTGAAGTACAACAAATTGGATTCGGAGTCCCTCAACAAATATTTCCAC ACCCTCCTGGCCGACGTCCTAATTTCCAGAACTCCCAACAACAACATCTACTACATGAACACCTCCTCCTTCGAAGTGCCCTGCAAAAACATTTTCTGCTTTGCGCACATCCCCACGCGAAGACTTGGCTACATGTCCATGCCGGTC ATTATCCTCTCAGTTATGATTGTGTCCTACACGATATCCGAAAAGAAGCATCTTAAAAACCTGGGGAAGCCATATGACGATATTAGTGCCATGTGA